One window of the bacterium genome contains the following:
- a CDS encoding DASS family sodium-coupled anion symporter: protein MVKNHTHTSGGNNSRDTVAGSRRELAFLFLAFFTLLIFLVLPSPANLSTAGQRSLGIFSLALILWVTNALPLSVTGLLVIALIPLLRVMKAEQAYSFFGNSAVFFILGAFIMASATIKSGLSKRTALAILTHFSHSPRILILGILITCGFMALIIPEHAVAALMFPVVGTIALSLDSQPRESQYGTGLFLAMSWGSVIGGVGTLLGGARAPLAVGMLQEAFHQSLSFWGWSRVALPLVGITLIVAYAILIFGFNLDIADVRPARKKLEEELREIGPMTLTEKKVLVILTTTILIWIIFNHWFEMAMVSLFSAVTLFIAKVITWDDVNSYVNWGVILMYGGAIVIAKAVDQTGAARWIAHQLLSRVHLAPLWTIGIFSLFSFLLTEGISNVACVAIILPIGFSICRANAINPLAMVFGVAVPAGLPFILPMGSPANAIAYSSGYYDIRDIIKAGIILHICCWIIFLILVKWYWPLVGVSL, encoded by the coding sequence ATGGTAAAAAACCATACCCATACATCAGGAGGCAATAACTCCAGAGATACTGTCGCAGGGAGCAGACGAGAGCTCGCTTTTCTTTTCCTGGCCTTTTTCACCCTTCTTATTTTCCTTGTTCTCCCCAGCCCGGCCAACCTCTCAACTGCCGGACAACGCTCACTGGGAATTTTTTCCCTGGCCTTGATTTTGTGGGTTACCAATGCACTTCCCCTTTCGGTTACCGGCTTGCTGGTTATTGCGCTGATTCCTCTCTTGCGGGTCATGAAAGCCGAGCAGGCTTACTCCTTTTTTGGCAACAGTGCGGTATTTTTCATTCTCGGCGCTTTTATTATGGCTTCTGCCACCATAAAATCCGGGTTGAGCAAGCGTACGGCTCTCGCCATCCTCACCCACTTCAGCCACAGCCCCCGCATTTTAATTTTGGGTATTCTCATTACCTGCGGCTTCATGGCCTTGATCATACCGGAGCATGCTGTCGCCGCCCTGATGTTTCCCGTAGTGGGAACCATTGCCCTGAGTCTGGATTCCCAGCCCCGTGAGAGTCAATATGGAACCGGCCTGTTTCTGGCCATGTCCTGGGGATCAGTAATCGGCGGAGTGGGGACCCTTCTCGGAGGAGCGCGGGCACCTCTGGCTGTCGGCATGTTACAGGAGGCTTTCCATCAATCCCTGAGCTTCTGGGGATGGTCCAGGGTAGCTCTTCCTCTGGTCGGAATAACGCTCATTGTGGCCTATGCTATTTTGATTTTCGGCTTCAATCTCGATATAGCCGATGTGAGACCTGCCAGGAAGAAGCTGGAAGAAGAATTACGGGAAATCGGCCCGATGACTTTAACGGAAAAAAAGGTTCTTGTCATTCTTACTACCACCATCCTGATCTGGATTATTTTCAATCACTGGTTTGAGATGGCTATGGTCTCACTTTTTTCGGCTGTAACCCTGTTTATAGCCAAGGTCATTACCTGGGATGATGTCAACAGCTATGTTAACTGGGGAGTAATCCTGATGTACGGAGGGGCCATCGTTATCGCCAAAGCTGTTGATCAGACCGGGGCGGCCCGCTGGATTGCCCATCAATTGCTGAGCAGGGTCCACTTAGCGCCTCTCTGGACAATCGGCATCTTCTCCCTGTTCTCCTTCCTGCTTACGGAAGGGATCAGCAATGTAGCCTGCGTGGCCATCATTCTTCCTATCGGGTTCAGCATTTGTCGTGCGAATGCCATCAATCCCCTGGCCATGGTTTTCGGTGTAGCCGTCCCTGCCGGTTTGCCCTTTATTCTGCCCATGGGTTCTCCTGCCAATGCTATTGCCTATTCATCAGGGTATTACGACATCAGGGATATTATCAAGGCAGGAATAATTCTGCACATTTGCTGCTGGATCATTTTTTTAATTCTGGTAAAATGGTATTGGCCTCTGGTGGGAGTATCCCTGTAA
- a CDS encoding VCBS repeat-containing protein: MKYRYRNFCFFILLAALLGGITGCLKAAHAPSGNGLSHAASSSAVLFLAQAQFRTEQQPDGEARSIPGAAKLTMVKRTPDGWKSTLLEDPESNVFHKALWFNPPSGQPGILTISGNAAALKLWHRNEAGQWKGTLLWNPTFGGEQNRLRDVETGDVTGDGGDDLVIATHDQGIVAVLQWKDGAWVITELGRTPDTFVHEIEIGDINHDGKKEFFSTPSAPNRLDGSPQPGKIIMYRFDGERFLSDIVEEFPNRHVKEILAADVTGSGYPDLFAAIEGEMGTVQGQPGLVDTAKIKQYRFVNGQLSGQIIADLPDMLCRYLTAADVDGDGSIDIVASTMQSGIWVLRQKEQGNWEKSLIDDQSSGFEHATLISDLDHDGKNEIYVASDDQHFLRQYQWNGKTFVRNDLIPLQPDDITFGLTLGWMPK; this comes from the coding sequence ATGAAATACAGGTACAGGAATTTTTGCTTCTTCATACTTCTGGCAGCCTTGCTGGGTGGTATTACCGGATGCCTGAAGGCGGCGCATGCTCCCTCAGGAAATGGCCTGAGCCATGCCGCATCCTCCTCTGCTGTACTTTTTCTGGCTCAGGCGCAGTTTCGGACAGAACAACAACCGGACGGGGAAGCACGGTCCATCCCCGGTGCCGCCAAACTGACGATGGTCAAAAGGACGCCGGATGGATGGAAAAGCACTCTTTTGGAAGATCCGGAAAGTAATGTTTTTCATAAAGCTCTCTGGTTCAATCCGCCATCAGGACAACCGGGAATTTTAACTATTTCCGGCAATGCCGCCGCCCTCAAACTGTGGCACCGGAACGAGGCAGGCCAGTGGAAAGGGACTTTGCTCTGGAACCCCACTTTTGGGGGGGAACAGAACCGATTGAGGGATGTAGAAACTGGCGATGTAACGGGGGACGGTGGAGATGATCTTGTTATCGCCACCCATGACCAGGGTATTGTGGCCGTGCTTCAGTGGAAAGATGGAGCCTGGGTTATCACGGAGCTTGGCCGGACCCCGGACACTTTCGTTCATGAAATCGAAATCGGGGACATTAACCACGATGGGAAGAAGGAATTCTTTTCCACACCCAGTGCTCCCAATCGTCTTGACGGAAGCCCCCAACCGGGAAAGATCATCATGTACCGGTTCGATGGAGAGCGATTCCTGAGCGATATTGTTGAGGAATTCCCCAACCGTCACGTTAAAGAGATCCTGGCCGCCGATGTCACCGGCTCCGGGTATCCTGACCTGTTTGCAGCTATCGAGGGCGAAATGGGCACTGTCCAGGGACAGCCGGGCCTTGTGGACACTGCCAAGATCAAGCAATACCGGTTTGTGAACGGGCAGTTGAGCGGACAGATCATTGCAGACCTGCCGGATATGCTCTGCCGCTATCTCACGGCTGCCGATGTGGATGGAGACGGGTCTATTGACATCGTGGCTTCGACCATGCAATCCGGTATCTGGGTGTTACGGCAAAAGGAGCAGGGGAATTGGGAGAAGTCCCTGATCGACGACCAATCCAGCGGCTTTGAGCATGCCACCCTCATTTCTGACCTCGATCACGATGGTAAGAACGAAATTTACGTGGCCTCGGACGATCAGCACTTCTTACGCCAATATCAATGGAATGGAAAGACCTTTGTACGGAATGACCTGATACCGCTTCAACCCGATGATATAACCTTTGGCCTCACCCTGGGCTGGATGCCGAAATAA
- a CDS encoding cytochrome c3 family protein: protein MESREERVTIGLMEKGGWRQLSHGLILLAGVCLLVASRGFLIDNPLLGSGILMLFSVLSFAFARLLGRIFMYPAALLLIFSCFLSAFRLVPSFSLVMPLLSVPLALLLSGISLGLTRLKVFAEEALHPLDNAACLMGFFFIGTVLIQCREYLEKHPCIAACTLGFYSFFYYWQLTRRTKLKQQGLAGWLYLSLGCLSFSLVFFLHQIPVIPHQAYGLYLIVLFMIFMYAGVYQQRREEGEKFWHPAFVIGFIGLALAFWYYCSRVNLLMIIGFLYSFHFYRLHVLHTRLSRTAGKDLPRKQNKFLVISYLFALGYLFLFAWNGFPVGLFYLVIGLAYAFLYFLAGWQNNFETEGEQSISTYLFGLFMNIAFFEGLLIHSPVYEISWYLILTIPLIWLFFWLGHLGQQMGRLVFSKTIYEVQFLTVLLAFLIPLQLSSYSLDFICMLGFGYLFSMLVFFLITEDQKFLFPVVLVVAFIYYYLIPKELISSGGTNLLFLLPGFLLLGLGMRSQQKGYPLAQVWYFGWLTLSGFFLVTLNYASPDSLYGLSMCVFLHYLAYSFADKQFPRLSKVSYWAGNLLSLISVLAWLYSQDLPSGLFLSCILFAAHLFMACQTNKVWHIGAACLVLAAVWYKGLLTGGIPGNMILTAALPLVVLFYGCSLWARPFLPWGKSMFKNAGHLWVSAIILLALINPGAGKTYWLFLSLLVYLFFYLALSWISPCYEHSFLAAAFFSICFYFGLREVPGLLPTMRLQYFFFDPFFLCLIGYFIKRKQGRDRTQPIFDVATLVALTCCIMAFFSGNLEVSQKLLLLSAVLYMFLAVQLGRELYLYLTTITLGLLAYNFFTVNHQRCISDLSAYSLYLISFLGLFLFLSPSASWMEGDTSSRSKVHWKKALACLGLLAFFPGILIPLYSQKIINYPGFCNRCHYMRPYTESWQTSSHQAVSCVTCHYEHLSTSGNQEDRNKFSLVIRALARTYSILPKSRVSDQACLQQGCHQWAEIQEEKLFKHGIRFSHEQHLKTSPRGKHLGCITCHSQIVQGKHVRVTETICFNCHFKGRQEKDTGVGRCITCHSLPGISINFAGVELNHEKFLANNENLLCTDCHIKVTQGEGQVPRERCFTCHINSKNKLAGDTPLIHTVHVNKQSIECFRCHQDIQHGQKGVSKQASINCMACHRNRHSLPKKVYTYPERNGMHDMTGPMTTSKKSCQECHP, encoded by the coding sequence ATGGAAAGTAGAGAAGAACGAGTCACTATCGGATTGATGGAAAAGGGAGGATGGAGGCAGCTCAGCCACGGTTTGATCCTGCTGGCGGGCGTTTGCCTGCTGGTTGCCAGCCGTGGGTTTCTGATTGACAATCCCCTGCTCGGCAGTGGTATCCTCATGCTTTTTTCTGTGCTGAGCTTTGCCTTTGCCCGGTTACTGGGCAGGATATTTATGTATCCTGCTGCTTTGTTACTGATTTTCTCCTGCTTTCTCTCCGCGTTCCGGCTGGTGCCGTCTTTCTCTCTGGTTATGCCCCTGCTTTCTGTTCCCCTCGCTCTGCTGCTGTCAGGAATATCGCTCGGGCTTACGAGATTGAAAGTCTTTGCTGAAGAGGCTCTCCATCCGCTGGATAATGCCGCCTGTCTGATGGGCTTTTTTTTTATCGGCACTGTGCTGATCCAATGCCGAGAATATCTGGAGAAGCATCCGTGTATTGCTGCCTGTACACTTGGCTTTTACAGCTTTTTTTACTACTGGCAGCTCACTCGGCGGACGAAACTGAAACAGCAGGGGCTGGCTGGCTGGTTATACCTCTCTCTGGGATGTCTTTCCTTTTCTCTGGTTTTTTTTCTTCATCAAATCCCGGTCATTCCCCATCAGGCTTACGGATTATATCTGATTGTTCTATTCATGATCTTCATGTATGCAGGCGTTTACCAGCAGAGGCGGGAGGAAGGGGAAAAATTCTGGCATCCTGCTTTTGTTATCGGATTTATCGGGCTCGCACTCGCTTTCTGGTATTATTGCTCACGGGTAAATTTGCTCATGATTATCGGATTTCTTTACTCCTTCCATTTTTACCGCTTGCATGTTTTGCACACAAGGTTATCTCGAACCGCAGGTAAGGACCTGCCACGAAAGCAGAACAAATTCCTGGTAATTTCTTACCTTTTCGCCCTGGGTTACCTTTTTCTTTTTGCCTGGAATGGCTTTCCGGTGGGCCTTTTTTACCTGGTAATCGGGCTGGCTTATGCTTTTCTGTACTTTCTTGCAGGCTGGCAGAATAACTTTGAGACTGAAGGGGAGCAAAGCATTTCCACCTACCTGTTTGGCCTTTTCATGAATATCGCCTTTTTCGAGGGATTATTGATTCACTCCCCGGTCTATGAAATCAGTTGGTATCTGATCCTCACTATCCCTTTAATCTGGCTGTTTTTCTGGCTTGGGCACCTGGGTCAGCAGATGGGGCGGCTTGTTTTCAGCAAAACAATCTATGAGGTCCAATTTCTCACGGTCCTCCTCGCTTTCCTCATTCCTTTGCAACTGTCCAGCTATTCCCTGGACTTCATCTGCATGCTGGGTTTTGGCTATCTTTTTTCCATGCTGGTATTCTTTCTGATCACCGAGGACCAGAAGTTCCTTTTCCCCGTCGTGCTGGTTGTGGCATTCATATACTATTACTTGATTCCCAAAGAGCTTATCTCTTCCGGCGGGACTAATCTCCTCTTTTTACTCCCTGGTTTTCTCCTGCTGGGACTGGGTATGCGATCACAGCAGAAAGGCTATCCTCTGGCACAAGTCTGGTATTTCGGATGGCTGACTCTGAGTGGATTTTTTCTGGTAACCTTGAATTATGCTTCACCTGACTCACTCTACGGCTTGTCAATGTGTGTTTTTCTCCATTATCTGGCTTATAGTTTTGCCGATAAACAGTTTCCCAGATTGAGCAAAGTATCTTACTGGGCAGGGAATCTTTTAAGCCTGATTTCGGTCCTCGCCTGGCTGTATTCCCAAGACCTTCCATCCGGTCTATTTCTGAGTTGCATCTTATTTGCCGCTCACCTGTTTATGGCCTGTCAAACGAACAAGGTCTGGCACATCGGCGCAGCCTGCCTCGTTTTAGCCGCAGTCTGGTATAAAGGGCTTCTGACAGGAGGAATTCCCGGAAATATGATACTTACTGCCGCCCTCCCGCTGGTCGTGCTTTTCTATGGATGCAGCTTATGGGCTAGGCCGTTTCTTCCGTGGGGAAAAAGTATGTTTAAAAATGCCGGACATCTTTGGGTATCAGCGATTATTCTTCTGGCATTAATCAATCCGGGTGCAGGAAAAACATACTGGCTTTTTCTTTCCCTTCTGGTCTATCTGTTTTTCTATCTGGCTTTGAGCTGGATATCGCCCTGCTATGAGCACTCTTTTCTGGCCGCTGCCTTTTTCTCCATATGCTTCTATTTTGGCTTGCGAGAGGTGCCTGGATTATTGCCCACCATGCGCTTGCAGTATTTTTTCTTTGATCCTTTCTTTCTTTGTCTGATTGGCTATTTCATAAAAAGGAAACAAGGGCGGGACCGGACACAGCCAATCTTCGATGTAGCTACACTCGTGGCTTTGACGTGCTGCATCATGGCTTTCTTTTCCGGGAACCTGGAAGTTTCTCAGAAGCTTCTCCTTCTCTCGGCTGTGCTTTATATGTTCCTGGCAGTTCAATTGGGCAGGGAACTTTATCTGTATCTGACAACCATTACTCTTGGACTATTGGCCTACAATTTTTTCACGGTTAACCACCAAAGATGCATAAGCGACCTGTCGGCCTACTCCCTCTACCTGATCAGTTTTCTGGGCCTTTTCCTGTTCCTTTCCCCGTCCGCAAGTTGGATGGAAGGAGATACATCCTCCCGCTCCAAGGTCCACTGGAAGAAAGCCCTTGCCTGCCTGGGATTACTGGCTTTTTTCCCCGGAATTTTGATTCCCCTCTATTCCCAAAAAATCATTAATTACCCGGGATTTTGCAACCGCTGCCACTATATGCGCCCCTATACCGAGTCCTGGCAGACTTCTTCTCATCAGGCGGTAAGTTGTGTAACCTGCCACTATGAACATCTCAGCACCTCCGGGAACCAGGAAGATCGTAATAAATTCAGCCTTGTCATCAGGGCTCTGGCGAGAACCTATTCCATTTTACCCAAATCCAGGGTCAGTGATCAGGCCTGTTTGCAGCAGGGATGTCATCAATGGGCTGAAATCCAGGAAGAAAAGCTGTTCAAGCATGGTATCCGATTCAGCCATGAGCAGCATTTAAAAACTTCTCCCCGCGGCAAGCATCTTGGGTGCATTACCTGCCATTCACAAATCGTCCAGGGCAAACATGTACGGGTAACCGAAACGATCTGCTTTAACTGCCACTTTAAAGGAAGACAGGAAAAGGATACCGGGGTTGGAAGGTGCATTACCTGTCACTCTTTACCCGGTATTTCGATAAATTTTGCAGGAGTTGAGCTCAATCATGAAAAATTTCTGGCTAATAACGAAAATCTTCTCTGCACCGACTGCCACATCAAAGTCACCCAGGGAGAGGGTCAGGTTCCCAGAGAACGATGCTTCACCTGCCATATCAATTCTAAAAACAAGCTGGCCGGAGATACCCCTCTCATCCACACTGTTCATGTTAATAAACAATCGATTGAATGTTTCCGGTGCCACCAGGATATTCAGCATGGTCAGAAGGGAGTATCCAAACAGGCGAGTATAAATTGCATGGCCTGCCATCGAAACCGCCACTCTCTGCCCAAAAAAGTATATACCTACCCAGAGAGAAATGGAATGCACGACATGACCGGCCCTATGACTACGTCCAAAAAGTCCTGCCAGGAATGCCACCCCTGA
- a CDS encoding FHA domain-containing protein translates to MHQNSEEEKMNLKTEPEQSILTNEFILNSPLVPAWEGKEPGLQQEDGKFLEFSIFEGKDFFRSERFSKGKIIVGKSEEADIILQGRNIFDIHAFFYRNGDQVFVSDGDLGSGVIVNGRFVSSRALNPHDLVFIGPYTIKVQLGKAYSQPSGDDFPDTNTVTVQAPEEDDSPVTEMDTDTVTTGEYSKNEPDGMQGIIRSLENEPDQVFHDYEKPDLTIPPDVMKEQVSPGIELSWHEEVDFSPTGEDLQIYSDGEYPDPEVQRIEGNNVPEEDDLSDFQFEPLFADPHPDSQHELQEKKNEPEDDSGSESYYDDAILLTFPRAEDNDQSHSEPVVLEVESHEDPRVPHILELDVSAQAEADILSQSKSNEVRLDVPNFPFLDEEGENSHHPHPTSPLKGEGKDGCPQQRWGTSESGPGTTIHSENQENPQEVLKRIIDQISNFSSTATDIPAIPQGERDRTFTHQEENDKYHEDTENHALEFSTQRVQEPGVSAGWTGIEDRIQPPGIGSEIDIPANQVNRENTSQGSDIEQVRTGIRSFFPKILSSIEMVKRKVQSLTCGHILHKKPDEAGDEDEEMEIEGREDFDQPPQLLASQSAGEEDDEEEEILPRIIFPIKESLMQYQQQETILDPGEVVLEVLKCRGDDVVDMCFLTRKEKYSSLNEFGRFYVAENKDQETFYFYFTDQFKGKIQFSDSYSIDIERLSIIEEVYRKKGRVYRCLLPMNGVVSLYDGSYDYYLRLVKPA, encoded by the coding sequence GTGCATCAGAACAGTGAAGAGGAAAAGATGAATCTGAAGACCGAACCGGAACAAAGCATATTGACAAATGAGTTCATCCTGAATAGTCCTCTTGTACCAGCATGGGAAGGCAAAGAACCAGGGTTGCAGCAGGAGGATGGAAAATTCCTGGAATTTTCGATTTTCGAGGGGAAGGATTTTTTCAGGAGTGAGCGGTTCTCCAAGGGAAAGATAATCGTAGGCAAAAGCGAAGAAGCAGACATCATTCTCCAGGGGCGAAATATTTTTGATATCCACGCTTTTTTTTACCGGAACGGTGATCAGGTTTTTGTATCGGATGGAGATCTTGGCAGCGGTGTTATAGTAAATGGCAGATTTGTATCCTCCCGAGCATTAAATCCTCATGATTTAGTATTCATAGGTCCATATACGATCAAAGTTCAGCTAGGCAAAGCTTACAGTCAGCCTTCAGGAGACGATTTTCCGGATACGAATACCGTGACAGTTCAGGCTCCGGAAGAAGATGATTCCCCGGTGACGGAGATGGATACGGATACGGTTACAACAGGCGAATATAGCAAAAATGAGCCTGATGGAATGCAGGGGATCATCCGATCACTGGAAAATGAACCTGACCAGGTTTTTCACGACTATGAGAAGCCGGATTTGACCATACCCCCTGATGTCATGAAAGAGCAGGTTTCACCCGGAATTGAATTATCGTGGCATGAGGAGGTAGATTTTTCCCCGACGGGTGAAGATCTGCAAATTTACTCTGATGGAGAATATCCCGATCCAGAGGTTCAAAGAATTGAAGGCAATAATGTGCCGGAAGAGGATGACCTATCGGATTTTCAATTTGAGCCGTTATTTGCTGATCCTCATCCTGATTCTCAACACGAATTGCAAGAGAAGAAAAATGAGCCGGAAGACGATTCCGGGAGCGAGAGCTATTACGATGATGCTATCTTATTAACCTTTCCTAGGGCTGAGGACAATGATCAGTCCCATTCTGAGCCGGTAGTTTTGGAAGTAGAATCGCATGAAGATCCGCGAGTGCCTCACATATTGGAATTAGATGTCAGTGCACAGGCAGAGGCTGACATCCTATCGCAGAGCAAAAGCAATGAGGTTAGACTAGATGTTCCCAATTTCCCCTTTCTGGATGAGGAGGGTGAAAATAGCCATCACCCCCACCCAACCTCCCCCCTCAAGGGGGAGGGGAAAGATGGATGTCCTCAGCAAAGATGGGGAACATCTGAGAGTGGACCGGGAACAACAATCCATTCCGAAAATCAGGAAAATCCCCAGGAGGTATTAAAGCGGATCATCGATCAAATTTCGAATTTTTCAAGTACCGCTACTGATATACCTGCTATCCCCCAAGGGGAAAGGGACCGGACATTTACTCATCAGGAAGAGAATGATAAGTATCATGAGGACACTGAGAACCATGCCCTGGAATTTTCAACCCAGAGAGTCCAGGAACCTGGAGTCAGTGCTGGATGGACAGGGATCGAGGATCGGATTCAACCTCCCGGCATAGGATCGGAAATCGACATCCCGGCTAACCAGGTGAATAGGGAGAATACGTCCCAAGGTTCAGATATCGAACAGGTAAGAACTGGAATTCGGAGCTTTTTCCCAAAGATCCTTAGTTCAATTGAAATGGTAAAAAGAAAAGTTCAGAGTTTAACTTGTGGCCACATACTTCACAAGAAACCGGATGAAGCGGGTGATGAAGATGAGGAGATGGAGATAGAGGGAAGGGAGGATTTTGATCAGCCACCGCAACTATTGGCCAGCCAGAGTGCAGGAGAAGAAGATGATGAGGAGGAGGAAATCCTCCCCAGGATCATATTTCCGATAAAAGAAAGCCTTATGCAGTATCAGCAGCAGGAAACCATTCTGGATCCTGGCGAGGTAGTGCTTGAAGTATTGAAGTGCCGGGGAGATGATGTAGTCGATATGTGCTTTTTAACCAGGAAGGAGAAATACAGCAGTTTGAATGAATTTGGCCGGTTTTATGTGGCTGAAAACAAGGATCAGGAAACCTTTTACTTTTATTTTACCGATCAATTCAAGGGCAAAATCCAGTTCAGTGACAGTTATTCTATAGACATTGAAAGATTATCCATCATTGAAGAGGTATACCGGAAAAAAGGAAGGGTTTACCGGTGTCTGCTCCCGATGAACGGAGTAGTATCCCTGTATGACGGCAGCTATGACTATTACCTGCGACTCGTCAAGCCCGCTTAA
- a CDS encoding cold-shock protein, translated as MAQGRVKWFNDQKGFGFITVSGENKDVFVHYSAISGSGFKSIQENQLVEFDIQQGPKGPQAVNVRPC; from the coding sequence ATGGCTCAAGGACGAGTAAAGTGGTTTAATGATCAGAAAGGCTTTGGCTTCATCACGGTTTCAGGTGAAAACAAAGACGTTTTTGTACATTATTCAGCAATCTCGGGATCAGGCTTCAAGAGTATTCAGGAAAACCAACTGGTAGAATTCGATATTCAGCAAGGTCCCAAAGGACCCCAGGCTGTGAACGTACGCCCCTGCTAA
- a CDS encoding nucleotidyltransferase domain-containing protein encodes MAPIESVLNEIVRRIVETVHPKRIILFGSAVRGNMGPDSDLDLLIVVSSGEHRRKTAQKIYRNLIGVGFATDIVVVTEGDLENYKDCIDLVIQPALEEGRVLYAA; translated from the coding sequence ATGGCTCCAATAGAATCTGTTTTAAATGAGATAGTGCGCAGAATCGTTGAAACTGTGCATCCAAAAAGAATTATTCTTTTTGGATCTGCTGTTCGAGGAAATATGGGACCTGACAGCGATCTGGACCTGCTCATTGTTGTATCATCGGGTGAGCATCGACGTAAGACAGCGCAGAAAATTTATAGAAATCTAATCGGCGTAGGTTTTGCAACCGATATCGTTGTGGTTACAGAAGGTGATCTGGAAAATTATAAAGATTGTATCGACCTGGTAATCCAACCGGCCCTCGAAGAAGGGAGAGTGCTCTATGCTGCGTGA
- a CDS encoding HEPN domain-containing protein — protein sequence MLRDPGDYRNPHEWIKRAKSNLIRARQPKVEGILWEDLCFDTQQAVEKALKAVLLSRGIRFRFVHDIAELLTILEKHAIHLPDEIRAAAGLTDYAVETRYPGTAEPVTEEEFKEALRTAEAVVVWAQSLIDGPSCQK from the coding sequence ATGCTGCGTGATCCGGGTGATTACCGTAATCCACATGAATGGATCAAAAGAGCAAAAAGTAATCTTATCCGTGCCCGGCAGCCTAAAGTGGAGGGGATATTATGGGAGGACCTTTGTTTTGACACTCAGCAGGCTGTGGAAAAGGCATTGAAAGCAGTGCTCTTGTCGCGGGGCATACGGTTTCGGTTTGTTCATGATATTGCTGAGCTGCTGACGATCCTTGAAAAACATGCTATTCACTTGCCTGATGAGATACGGGCCGCCGCCGGGTTGACCGATTATGCAGTGGAAACCAGATATCCGGGCACGGCTGAACCGGTTACCGAGGAGGAATTCAAAGAAGCACTCAGGACTGCTGAAGCAGTAGTCGTCTGGGCTCAGAGTTTGATTGACGGCCCATCCTGCCAGAAGTGA
- a CDS encoding universal stress protein yields METIMVVFSATQISDKIASYAIEMALQKKARLIVLDIREANMSGKVSRMMEDVSFLGRKVLDQLREEIKEKRGEVILKALHSIQQKAREKGLETEFIVIKGPYIDNILRLAKEKQVSTIIAQKRISTSLHEAPFEVIYIKNPPSGVK; encoded by the coding sequence ATGGAAACAATCATGGTGGTATTTTCAGCCACCCAAATTTCGGATAAAATTGCAAGCTATGCTATCGAGATGGCTCTCCAGAAGAAAGCCCGGCTGATTGTCCTTGACATCCGGGAGGCCAATATGTCGGGCAAAGTCAGCCGGATGATGGAAGATGTAAGCTTTCTCGGTCGAAAGGTGCTCGATCAGCTCCGGGAAGAGATTAAAGAGAAGCGGGGCGAAGTCATTCTGAAAGCCCTGCACAGCATTCAGCAAAAAGCACGGGAGAAGGGTCTGGAGACCGAATTTATCGTTATCAAGGGACCGTATATCGATAATATTCTGCGCCTGGCCAAAGAAAAGCAGGTATCTACGATCATTGCCCAGAAGCGTATTTCGACTTCTCTTCATGAAGCCCCTTTTGAGGTCATTTATATCAAAAATCCCCCATCTGGAGTCAAATAA
- a CDS encoding MotA/TolQ/ExbB proton channel family protein: MTAIFQGGSVFTYSIFAISIIALGLFCERINYLYFRLKLNADDTLQRIVLLLEKTNIRGALEECVKIEKHPLGRTLKAGLLRLNKKDKEIEMAMEEKILREIPIIRAGINYMALFAIISILLGFLGTIMGLITFLKGMGQESGTQIIMGGISQAMLNIALGLIVAIPCLIGYFILNNRGNYLIGQLKEKSLGLFNALSTLRSNA; the protein is encoded by the coding sequence ATGACTGCAATTTTCCAGGGGGGAAGTGTATTTACCTATAGTATTTTCGCTATCTCAATAATTGCTTTGGGCTTGTTTTGCGAGCGGATTAATTACCTGTACTTTCGCTTGAAATTAAATGCTGATGATACCCTTCAGAGAATTGTGCTCCTGCTTGAAAAAACAAATATCCGGGGCGCATTGGAAGAGTGTGTCAAGATTGAAAAGCATCCTCTTGGCCGGACCCTGAAGGCAGGGCTCCTCAGATTGAATAAAAAAGACAAGGAGATCGAAATGGCCATGGAAGAGAAAATCCTGAGAGAAATCCCGATCATCAGGGCGGGAATAAACTATATGGCTCTATTCGCAATCATATCAATTCTCCTTGGATTTTTGGGGACGATAATGGGTTTAATAACTTTCCTCAAGGGAATGGGTCAGGAAAGCGGTACGCAGATAATTATGGGGGGAATATCTCAGGCAATGCTCAATATTGCCCTGGGCTTGATTGTAGCCATACCATGCCTGATTGGGTATTTTATTCTCAATAACCGGGGAAATTACCTCATTGGTCAATTGAAGGAAAAATCACTGGGCCTTTTCAATGCTCTTTCTACCCTGAGGAGCAATGCCTGA